One Electrophorus electricus isolate fEleEle1 chromosome 10, fEleEle1.pri, whole genome shotgun sequence genomic region harbors:
- the atg12 gene encoding ubiquitin-like protein ATG12, translating into MSDNAEAPTEIHKYESSAQQSVTDTGDTGSTGEKKKIDVLLKAVGDTPIMKTKKWAVERGRTVQSLSQFISRFLKLEPSEQLFIYVNQSFAPSPDQEVGVLFECFGSDGKLVLHYCKSQAWG; encoded by the exons ATGTCTGACAACGCAGAAGCTCccacagaaatacacaaatatgaGTCCTCGGCACAACAGAGCGTTACTGATACAGGAGATACTGGATCgacaggagagaagaaaaaga TTGACGTGCTCTTGAAGGCAGTCGGAGACACCCCCATAATGAAGACAAAGAAGTGGgcggtggagagagggaggaccgTGCAGTCACTCTCTCAGTTTATCTCACGCTTTCTTAAACTTGAGCCTAGCGAACAACTG TTCATTTACGTGAATCAGTCATTTGCCCCATCACCGGATCAAGAAGTGGGTGTGCTTTTTgaa TGTTTTGGCAGTGACGGGAAACTTGTTCTACATTATTGCAAATCACAAGCCTGGGGATAA